A genomic window from Plasmodium chabaudi chabaudi strain AS genome assembly, chromosome: 8 includes:
- a CDS encoding pre-mRNA-splicing factor 18, putative — MDLLDNLIKKKKEEIKEIKGNKRWLKQADLENHKKQEVNKIYESEYKKKKTEEYERLKKLNDELDSKHKKASVDVENEDKHTGIALSNKQIITLLRQLKEPIRLFGETDLQRYNRLNELKINKNELKGNEQNIFGDVLRGRLKEDAIELIEDNLEDKIEDKTNSKSVEKINSSTNGETNNEKGNIDKEKAIFNWIKNTMKEWNEEIENNNDDKKKIKQATYLQTHKDLKPLEKKLKQKTLDHDILDKIYNIVSHCEQKNFKAAHDAYMLLAIGNAAWPMGVTMVGIHERAGRSKIFASEVAHILNDETTRKYIQMIKRLLSFCQRKYCTNPSEAVNLSTVHI, encoded by the exons atggaCTTGCTGGATAATcttataaagaaaaaaaaagaggaAATAAAAG AAATTAAAGGAAATAAGAGATGGCTTAAGCAGGCCGATTTAGAAAATCACAAAAAACAGgaagttaataaaatttacgagagtgaatataaaaaaaaaaaaacagagGAATACGAAAGATTAAAA aaattaaaTGATGAGCTAGATTCAAAGCATAAAAAAGCTAGTGTTGATGTAGAAAATGAAGACAAACATACAG GGATTGCATTAAGTAATAAGCAGATAATTACTCTCCTTAGACAATTAAAAGAACCAATCAGATTATTTGGTGAAACAGATTTACAAAG ATATAATAGATTAAATgagttaaaaataaacaagaACGAGCTAAAAGGGAATGAGCAAAACATTTTTGGGGATGTCTTAAGAGGGAG ATTGAAAGAAGATGCTATAGAATTAATCGAGGATAACTTAGAGGATAAAATAGAAGACAAAACAAATTCTAAAAGtgtggaaaaaataaacagtTCAACAAATGGAGAgacaaataatgaaaagggaaatatagataaagaaaaagcTATATTTAATTGGATAAAGAATACTATGAAAGAATGGAATGAAGAAATCGAAAACAacaatgatgataaaaagaaaataaaacaagcTACTTATTTACAAACTCACAAGGATTTAAAACCtcttgaaaaaaaattaaaacaaaaaac CTTGGATCATGATATATTggacaaaatatataatatagttTCCCATTGTGAGCAAAAGAACTTTAAAGCGGCACATGATGc ctaTATGTTGCTAGCCATTGGAAATGCAGCATGGCCTATGGGGGTTACTATGGTTGGAATACATGAAAGAGCAGGTCGATCTAAAATTTTTGCATCAGAA gTAGCACATATTCTAAACGATGAAACAACAAGGAAGTACATTCAAATGATTAAGAG ATTGTTGTCCTTTTGTCAACGAAAATATTGTACAAACCCTTCCGAGGCTGTTAATTTGTCAACAGTTCATATCTGA
- a CDS encoding phosphoglycerate kinase, putative: MLGNKLTISDISSFKNKKVLVRADYNVPIENGEVKDDTRIVATLPTIHHLKKEGASKIILMSHCGRPDGVKNLKYTLKPVAEVLKKLLGEDVLFLNDCVGEDIEKEINNAKDQSVILLENLRFHIEEEGKGVDASGNKIKANKDDIEKFQNNLTKLGDIFINDAFGTAHRAHSSMVGVKLDVKAAGFLMKKELEYFSKALENPQRPVLAILGGAKVSDKIQLIKNLLDKVDRMIIGGGMAYTFKHVLKNMKIGDSLFDEAGSKIVNEIMEKAKSKNVQICLPIDFKIADKFDNNANTKFVTDEEGIPDNWMGLDAGPKSIESYKDVILGSKTIIWNGPQGVFEMENFAKGSIQCLELVIQATQKGTITIIGGGDTASLVEQQKKKDHISHVSTGGGASLELLEGKELPGVVALSNK, encoded by the coding sequence ATGTTAGGAAACAAACTTACAATATCCGATATCTCAAGTTTCAAAAACAAGAAGGTTTTAGTAAGAGCTGACTATAATGTACCAATTGAAAATGGTGAAGTAAAAGATGATACCAGAATTGTTGCAACATTACCAACGAttcatcatttaaaaaaagaaggagcttcaaaaattattttaatgtcCCATTGTGGTAGACCAGATGGAGTGaagaatttaaaatatacttTAAAACCAGTTGCTgaagttttaaaaaaattattaggTGAagatgtattatttttaaatgactGTGTAGGAGAGGATAtcgaaaaagaaataaataatgctaAAGATCAATCTGTTATTTTGTTAGAAAATTTAAGATTTCATATTGAAGAAGAAGGTAAAGGTGTTGATGCTTcaggaaataaaataaaagcaaATAAAGATGATATTGAAAAGTTTCAAAATAACCTTACAAAATTAGgagatatatttattaatgatGCATTTGGTACAGCACACCGTGCACATAGTAGTATGGTTGGAGTTAAATTAGATGTTAAAGCAGCTGgatttttaatgaaaaaagaattagAATATTTTAGTAAAGCTTTAGAAAACCCACAAAGACCTGTATTAGCTATTTTAGGTGGTGCAAAAGTATCCGATAAAAttcaattaataaaaaatttattagatAAGGTCGATAGAATGATTATAGGTGGTGGTATGGCATATACTTTTAAACATGTTTTaaagaatatgaaaattggAGATTCATTATTTGATGAAGCTGGAAGTAAAATtgtaaatgaaataatggaaaaggcaaaaagtaaaaatgtTCAAATCTGTTTACCAATCGATTTTAAAATTGCTGataaatttgataataatgcaaatacaaaatttgtAACAGATGAAGAAGGTATACCTGATAATTGGATGGGATTAGATGCAGGACCTAAAAGTATTGAGAGTTATAAAGATGTTATTTTAGGATCGAAAACAATTATATGGAATGGACCACAAGGTGTTTTTgaaatggaaaattttGCAAAAGGAAGTATCCAATGTCTTGAACTAGTCATTCAAGCTACACAAAAGGGAACTATCACAATTATAGGAGGTGGTGATACAGCTTCTTTAGTAGaacaacaaaaaaagaaagatcATATTAGTCACGTTTCAACAGGTGGTGGTGCATCTCTTGAATTATTAGAAGGAAAAGAATTACCAGGTGTTGTAGCCTTatcaaacaaataa
- a CDS encoding glutamine synthetase, putative, whose translation MKFISFSNPNELFEYINKKENNIEVVACIFTNLLGSFFKCFFYVNDISLNKLEKGFPFDASSIKLCSDAEVSDFYLRADYSTCYTEEFHGKQMLNVLCDIKRYNGLDYYKCPRTILKKACELIKNENIADNVYIGNELEFFIFDKVNFLSDDYNTYLKIYDRESFSCKNYIPDVYNSNSINKVENCNTNSSSINDERYSIQSLNSVFINDDTKKIKKKCGYFSTSPYDTSELIKVHICRDLNDLCINVQKYHHEVSTSQHEISLKYFNALRNADNLLIAKQIIKKNVHDFNRTATFMPKPLVNDNGSGLHCNISLWKNNSNIFYSNDPSTFFISKECFYFMNGIIKHTKALQAICNSTINSYKRLMPGFETCQKLFYSFGSRNAVIRLSLINYDNPLEKRIEFRLPDYANSPHLALAAIILAGYDGIRSKEKPLVPLESKNNEFFVSNVFEKYVSNNNNFRTLANALKDYADVQDVKDNPEFRNFFKCEEPKDIAFSLKESLDALEKDHDFLTYNNVFTKEMIKEYIQFKREEIAAFDKIVHPSEFIMYYGS comes from the exons atga AATTCATTAGCTTTTCGAACCCAAACGAGCTCTTTGAGTACATCAATAAGAAAGAGAATAACATTGAAGTTGTAGCATgcatttttacaaatttgCTTGgaagtttttttaaatgctttttttatgtaaatgaTATATCGCTGAATAAGTTGGAAAAGGGATTTCCTTTTGATGCATCATCAATCAAATTATGTTCCGATGCTGAAGTTAgcgatttttatttgagaGCTGATTATTCAACATGTTATACTGAAGAATTTCATGGAAAGCAAATGCTAAATGTTTTATGTGACATCAAAAGATATAATGGATtagattattataaatgtcCTAGaaccattttaaaaaaagctTGTGaacttattaaaaatgaaaatattgcagataatgtatatataggaAATGAACTCgagttttttatttttgataaagtTAACTTTTTATCAGATGATTATAATACatacttaaaaatatatgatagaGAATCGTTTTcatgtaaaaattatataccgGATGTATATAATAGCAATTCAATTAATAAAGTTGAAAACTGTAATACTAATAGTAGTAGCATAAATGATGAACGTTATAGTATACAAAGTTTAAACAgtgtttttattaatgatgatacgaaaaaaattaaaaagaaatgtgGATACTTTTCAACAAGTCCTTATGATACTTctgaattaataaaagttCATATATGTCGTGatttaaatgatttatGTATTAATGTACAGAAATATCATCATGAAGTCTCAACTAGCCAACATGAaatttctttaaaatattttaatgcaTTAAGAAACGctgataatttattaatagctaagcaaataattaaaaaaaacgtaCATGATTTTAATAGAACAGCTACTTTTATGCCTAAGCCATTAGTAAATGACAATGGAAGTGGATTACACtgtaatatatcattatggaaaaataatagcaaCATCTTTTATAGCAATGATCCATcgacattttttatttcaaaggaatgcttttattttatgaacggaattataaaacataCAAAGGCATTACAGGCTATATGTAATTCAACTATTAACTCCTATAAAAGATTAATGCCTGGTTTTGAAACATGTCaaaaactattttattCCTTTGGATCTAGAAATGCTGTTATAAGATTAtctttaattaattatgaTAATCCTTTAGAAAAAAGAATTGAATTTAGGCTACCTGATTATGCAAACTCACCACATTTGGCTTTAGCTGCTATTATTTTAGCTGGTTATGATGGTATACGATCAAAAGAGAAACCATTAGTGCCTTTAGAATCCAAAAACaatgaattttttgtttcaaatgtttttgaaaaatatgttagtaacaataataacTTTAGAACTCTTGCTAATGCATTAAAAGATTATGCTGATGTACAAGATGTTAAAGACAATCCAGAATTCAGAAATTTCTTTAAATGTGAAGAACCAAAAGACATTGCCTTTTCACTAAAGGAAAGTTTGGATGCCCTTGAGAAGGATCATGACTTTTTGACCTACAACAACGTATTTACCAAG GAAATGATCAAGGAATATATCCAATTTAAGAGGGAAGAAATTGCAGCATTCGACAAAATTGTTCATCCTTCTGAATTTATCATGTATTATGGATCTTAa
- a CDS encoding para-aminobenzoic acid synthetase, putative, protein MVKPIVSLFIDNFDSYSYNIIYYLQKVNGIKPIVIFPDEINYDEFLEKYYNKIDNIIISPGYGNPEENKHNDLVINILKNNLNIPILGICYGHQLLCHFYGGKIKKVKNMFHGNINIIHIYKDENGKCCNLFNNIKNDFKATCYNSLKVSKHINTSILDITCYSIYLNEYILMGVKHKHLPYYSVQYHPESVVSEFSYQFFENFKNITIDYHNKNKTIRFKPLESDLFEKNQFYNIIKPVNNISNTPFDKCLTSEKKYELKIVKVVGIENLSNISYDIFQNVFYNKDDICFWLDSNNELLNNKDKKNDNIQNGIFNDLVNSSRFSYMGNAKGAISDVVEYYFVENEDSVIVNLKREDTYKTTSYFSDQSQNNSDNLNDQNNTYEYQEIRESDNCLVKYLNKKLEKYKNNFNINFSTFDINENIKNNKSEKLGIRIGNTNMQNNCNNSDCFYEKDDFIFNNKDTCLIGYIGLFNYEYKYETIKFLYNKNVEHVKNENNESLPVSFFIFPQHFIALDLVKNNLYLICLELTKGEEEETKDKLSNCSHEMKSDQAHKITNKEKVSYMDTKYDNIKKENEQWIHETIDKIMDIVNKWSDKKKEFSNQRNDNSEIKNKLIFSSTLTKDKYIENVKRCKDKIRNGYSYELCLTTSFKGNYYIPDDDSIDMLDLYKYLREINKVSYSCFINYNRKVCIKQNKYKYDRKNFLNEKLKFNVLCLSPEEFLRKNKDNIIRSKPIKGTIKRGQKEEEDIKLITELKNNKKEISENLMIVDLTTNDFHRLCQMDSVKVTKLFHIESYTFLHQMVSEIIGKNNNSNDLSDAIINIFPGGSMTGSPKLISMSILQEIEQLPRGIYSGSIGFISIEGNFIFNIVIRTAIIRNNIISIGAGGAITIKSDEDAEYDEMLLKFKSIARPICTYFKERYNADVEYNI, encoded by the exons ATGGTAAAACCAATTGTTAGCCTATTTATTGATAACTTTGACTCGTACTCatacaatattatatactattTACAAAAAGTAAACGGAATAAAACCGATTGTTATATTTCcagatgaaataaattatgatgaATTTTTAGAAAAGTATTACAACaaaattgataatataataatatcacCAGGTTATGGAAATccagaagaaaataaacataatgaTTTAGTAATTAACATATTAaagaataatttaaatattccaaTATTAGGAATATGTTATGGGCATCAATTATTATGCCATTTTTATGGagggaaaataaaaaaggttaAGAATATGTTCCAtggtaatataaatattatacatatatataaagatgaaaatggaaaatgttgtaatttatttaataatataaaaaatgattttaaaGCAACTTGTTACAATTCATTGAAAGTAAGTAAACATATTAATACATCCATATTGGACATAACTTgttattctatatatttaaatgaatacATATTAATGGGTGTAAAACATAAACACCTTCCTTATTATTCTGTACAATATCATCCTGAATCTGTAGTAAGCGAATTTAGTTATCAGTTTTTTGagaattttaaaaatattactatAGATTAtcataacaaaaataaaacaattcgTTTTAAACCATTAGAAAGtgatttatttgaaaagaaccaattttataatattatcaaacCGGTTAATAATATCAGCAATACACCTTTTGATAAATGCCTTACTAGTGAAAAAAAGTATGAactaaaaattgttaaagTTGTTGGTATTGAGAACCTTTCTAATATTTcttatgatatatttcaaaatgttttttacaataaagATGATATATGTTTTTGGTTAGACAGTAATAATGAACtactaaataataaagataaaaaaaatgataacatACAAAATGGCATATTTAACGACCTAGTTAATAGTTCAAGGTTTTCCTACATGGGGAATGCTAAGGGAGCCATAAGCGATGTGGTCGAGTATTATTTTGTGGAAAATGAGGACAGTGTTATAGTCAACTTAAAAAGGGAGGACACATATAAAACAACTAGCTACTTTTCAGATCAATCACAAAATAATTCCGATAATTTGAACGACCAAAACAATACGTACGAATATCAAGAAATTAGAGAGTCTGACAATTGCTtagttaaatatttaaataaaaaactggaaaaatataaaaacaattttaatataaatttctctacatttgatataaatgaaaatattaaaaataataaatccgAAAAATTGGGCATTCGAATTGGTAATacaaatatgcaaaataattgtaataattcagattgtttttatgaaaaagatgattttatttttaataataaagacaCATGCTTGATAGGATATATTGGACTATttaattatgaatataaatatgaaaccataaaatttttatataataaaaatgttgaacacgtaaaaaatgaaaacaatgAGTCTTTGCCagtatctttttttatttttcctcAGCATTTTATTGCACTAGatttagtaaaaaataatttatacttAATATGCTTAGAACTGACAAAAGGGGAAGAAGAAGAGACAAAAGATAAATTATCGAACTGTTCCCATGAAATGAAAAGTGATCAAGCACATAAAATTACAAACAAAGAAAAAGTATCTTATATGGatacaaaatatgataatatcaaaaaagAGAATGAACAATGGATTCATGAAACGATAGATAAAATTATGGACATAGTAAATAAATGGTCTgacaaaaagaaagaatTCTCAAACCAACGAAATGATAAtagtgaaataaaaaacaaattaatattttcctcTACTTTGACcaaagataaatatattgaaaatgttaaaaggtgtaaagataaaataagaaaTGGATATTCATATGAACTTTGTTTAACCACATCCTTTAAAGGGAATTATTATATCCCTGATGATGATTCTATAGATATGTtagatttatataaatatttaagagaaataaataaggtATCATATAGTTGTTTTATTAACTATAACAGAAAAGTTTgtattaaacaaaataaatataaatatgataggaaaaactttttaaatgaaaaactaAAATTTAATGTCCTATGTTTAAGTCCTGAAGAATTCTtacgaaaaaataaagacaaCATTATTAGAAGTAAGCCAATTAAAGGCACAATAAAAAGAGGAcaaaaagaagaagaagatataaaattaataacagaattaaaaaataataaaaaagaaatatcagaaaatttaatgatTGTAGATTTAACAACTAATGATTTTCATAGATTATGTCAAATGGATTCAGTAAAGGTTACTAAATTGTTTCATATCGAATCTTATACTTTTCTTCATCAAATGGTATCAGAAAttattggaaaaaataataattcaaatgatCTTTCAGATgctattataaatattttccctGGGGGTTCTATGACTGGTTCTCCTAAACTTATATCGATGTCCATTTTACAGGA AATTGAACAACTGCCACGAGGCATATATTCGGGATCCATTGGCTTCATCTCTATAGAGGgaaactttatttttaacatcGTCATAAGAACTGCAATAATACgaaataatatt ATTTCGATCGGAGCTGGAGGAGCCATCACAATTAAGAGTGACGAAGATGCAGAATATGATGAGATGTTGTTAAAATTTAAGAGCATAGCAAGACCAATTTG CACATATTTTAAGGAACGATATAATGCCGATGTAGAATACAATATTTAG